From the Scomber japonicus isolate fScoJap1 chromosome 8, fScoJap1.pri, whole genome shotgun sequence genome, the window CAGCATCATCACTGAGATGTTTTTCATGTCTATGGAGGAGACTGTGAGCCAGTATTGTCAGGTTGAGCTTGAAAAGTCGAATACTCTCTACAGTCAAAGTGTTGCTGCTTATGACACATCAGGAGAGGAACAGACTCAGCAAATATGGTTGATGCGTGTGTCCAGATAAAATCTTGGTGGATCTTTATCAAGAAGTGACTCTCAGAAAGCTCTCAAGAATTTCAGGTCATAACCTTGTTAAAGGTGATCAAATTGATGTCCTACCACACACATTCTAATTTgtaaggacagaaagaaagaaagaaatacatcaGATAACCACATACTATCATTTCAATGTGAAAACTCATATTAAAAGTTTATGAAAAATGGAATCAGTGATGACCCCAATCCATTAAAGATTGTAACAGTGAGCCTACATGTAGCTATCATTAATGTAATTATCAGAAGTAACacattttgtttcttctctgtTGGTTGTCTAGGTTTAAGGGATCTTTTAGTTAAGCTTTGAGTTTGTTAGCTGTGACCAACTTTAGTCTCAGTTTTACTCAAGATTAAATGTTTTAGCTCTTAGAAACACTCAATaatcttgttgtttttatgaaaataaaacaaataaaatattaagcaTGCAGATATATTCTGGATCTTTGAAGATAGACtacagctgcaatgattagtcaattcaTCGATTAGAGgacattcatattcatattttttattaactaacaatttttttaaaatataattaatcgATTAGTTCACTGACAGAAAATCAATCTGCAACTATCTTTATAATCAATTGATTCAGTCACTTCTTAAGCACAAATGCCAAATGTTTGCTGTTTTCAACTTCACAGATGTGAGGACTTCATGCTTctctttgtcatacatgataataaactgaatatctttgggttctCAACTATTTGTCAGAGAAAACATATTCAGATGCCATCTTGAACTCTGATCAATTGTAACAGTcatgtttcactattttctgccatttttttgATCAAGtgattaattaaataatcaagGAACTGATCAATAGATTAattgatcatgaaaataattgttgtttacattcattgattaatttaaaatgtttgtaaaatgtGACATATACTGTGAACTCTCTACTCCATCAGCAACAAACTGTCAAAGACCATTGTGTAcaataatcacaataattgtAAAATGTTTCCTTTGTTCCATGGCACCATATGCATGTCTCTATCTTTCTGCTTCAATGGCAAGATGAAAATGTCAGTATGTGTCTCAGTGTTAAATTCCAATAGTCCACTTGAGGGTCCGGTGAGGCAAATCCTACAGCTGTAACATCTCTAACATCACTAAGTAATTGGGGTCTTAAAAAAGTTGCCTCATGTTCAAAAGTCTTCTGTGTAAAACAGCCGTTACTGGgtgaaaacagtttttcttgAATGAGAACAGATTGCtaaatattaaaacagtatAGTAATGATAAATAGTGCATTGTATGTCTGAAGAAAATAAGACTTTAACAACAAATGTAATTGTAACAAATAATTTATTGATGTCAGTACACGTAGAAAAATATCATATGTAGAAAAATATCAtatgtagaaaaataaatacatgtgtgtgacaataaatataaataaatcatgaaatgATGTGTTCCTTAATTTATACAGTCACTGTTTACAAGTCTgataatctcccatatgtttCAAGGctttacatacacactcatgggTTTGATTCATTAGACGGTGCAgatgtatttctattttctcCCTCGTAGGACAGTCATGATGATTCTGAAACTAAATCATTTTGACAATTTTAATTGTAAGCACACAAAGATTTAGTTAAACACAAAACTGAACAGGTTCAGAAAAATGAACAGTGAAgagcattgttacaacaaacaCCTTTTAGAGTCACAGAAACAcgtttgacttgtttttaaatgttggtttcAGAAAGGACTGAAAAGTATGTGAAATAACAATGAATTCATCTTTACCTTCGTACTTTTGATGTACTGATCCAAACGACGCGTGAGATTGTGTAAAGAAATCTCGTTCAGACCCTTCAGAGCATTCTTTGCGTAATAGAAGAAACAGTCCTGCAAGGAGAAAGTCACAATTAGCAGTAGCGACCAAATCATTTAACTTCTCATGTCCCATGCAAAGTGTGTCAAAGACCACTCTGTACAATAGTCACAATGATCATAAAATGTTTGCAACATACCTCACATGTGTGACCTCGCTTCGGTTCTTCCATACGGACCTTTACATcattcagcttcaatgacaaGATAAAAATGTCAGTATATTATAAAacaagcaagcaaacaaacatgtagttttgttgttttcttactgttttattgacttttttcacatcttcataaatgtttatcagccGAGCTTTCTGAATGTCTCTTGGAGATATTGTGATTGATGCTGCATAGGCCATTGAAATCAGCATCATCAGTGAGAGACTCTGAACATTCATGTTCTTCATGTCTTTGGAGGAGACTTCGAGCCAGTACTGTCAGCTTGAAAAGTGTTGCTGCTTATATCGACACCAAATTACACTGGAACACGTGGGAGAGGAAGAGACTCACCAAATATGTGATGCATGTTTATAGATAAAATCTCggtgcatctttttttttatgttgcatcATCACATCTGTGgtgtttagggttagggaatATTTGAGTCAAGCTTTGAGTTGATTAGCAAATGGAAAATGTGACTGTGACCAACTTTAGTCTCAGTTTTACTCAAGATGAAATGTTTTAGCTCTTCGAAACACTCaataattgtgttgtttttatgaagataaaacaaataaaatattaagcaTGCAGATATATTCTGGATCTTGGAAACCAGTTTGATAAAAAAAGATACAGACTACAGCTGCAATGATTCGTCAATTCATCAATTAGGGGTTTTTTTGTGCAAGAAAAAAGGTGGATACAAAgtaagagaagaaaaagcaaacacataaaaaagctaaaataacacatttgatGAAAACAAAGGGGACAAGAAGCACAAACTCAAAATTTAGATGGATGAGCAGACAGTGGACAAAACAGAGGGcctaaaagaacaaaacaataaaaacacaaaaaaattaagaaaatcaaaccaaacaaaaaacaaaaaagattattaccatcatcattaccatcataAATTACATATATCTATAGTTAAGGtggttaatgataataatggtagtaataataacaataataataataataataataatgacgatgatgatgataaaaaatcaataaaacaaaatagcaCTAGTAATAGTGGTACTTAAtagtattaataatgataacaataatagtaCCAGAgacataacataataataataataataataatattggtaatgataataatgatgatgatttccATAATTAATTCTTAGAATAATAGGTAGGTAATATCTTTACACTATTCATATTAGCATTAAcatctaacttttttttttgattaatcGATTGGAtcattgacagaaaatgaatatgcAACTATTTTTAGAATCAATTGATTCAGTCACTtcttaagcaaaaatgccaaatgcTTTATCATGTTAAAACTGGCTGTAGAGCCTTTCACAAGTCTTTGAAAGTTTTGTGGCCACATGCTTGGAAGAGGGCAGTGGGGGGTGGGATGGTGTGATATTGTCGGATATCAATTAATAGAAGTGCAACATATACTTTGATGAGTTGACTTTATTTGCAGGACCCATCACGGCATCGTACATGACCAACTTGTTAGTACCATTCTAACATGTCTTACTGCGCATACACACAGACTGCATAATCACAGGATATTCCAATCCAGGAGCGCCCTCTATAGGTATTCAACTGCAACAGAACACAATAGTCACTCTACAACAAATGGGGTGGATATGCAGTGGGTTGCAATCTGCAaactcactgctagatgccactaaatcctacacactggtgctttaatttacattatattttcaACCTTTTGTGCAATGACCACCATCTTTATAATTAATTTCTATAGGCTTTAAAGTCAGCGATTCTGTCAATTCTGTCTaacatataattatatttttatttatactttgttatattttgtttttcgcTGTAATGGAGCCTCCCAGCCAAAGTATTTCACACGATGGCACTTGTACAACCGGAGTGACATAAACCTAAATCTTGAATATGCAATAAAACTTGCACTGTTTTTgcattgcattaaaaaaacaagcagcaggGAAAAGCGCGCCTGTCACTGTACCACCTGCAGCAGTCAGCCAATGAAAGAGCGCACTGGGTTTAGGCTAGATGCGCCATTTTACTGCGTCCACAGCCATCCGGCAAGATGGTCCCCTCGCTTTGTCTCCCCTGACCGGAGTTACTTGGGTATTCAGCAGCTATTCTTGTTTCTGCTCCATCGAGAACCCTGTAAGTGAGGCTGAAGTGGACAACCTGAAGTCAGAACAAAACGTGCCTCTGTAAATCGAGAAATGACGACGATGAACAGCAGGTAGGAGCTCAGTTAAATCCGCTTGTTTAGACAAGTTAATTGTGCATTGATTGCTATGCTACCTCCGCCGGCCCATTACTGCCTTTTGCTACCTAGCATACTCCGCTAGCTGTAGCCATTAGCTGCGCAGCCGGCAATGTTCAAGTTGGCACACACGCAGATTTAGATAAAAATGCACGTGTACCCGGGTGGCTATCAGGGTGGCAGGGACATTTAAAATGCACTTAATTGTAAAACAACACAGTTGTCATTATTTATAGGTAGCTTATAATATTACACTGCTACTTTGGCGTAGCATACGTTAGCATGTAGTGCCAGTCGGCGATTAACGCGCTGGTTCCTGCCTCCTCTTCAtgcagaggaagggaaggaaggccTTTGCTTGCATTTTTCGGTGCGTGCCCATGCATTGGACCTTGTATGCACCACCGGAATTGCAAGGTTGCCAGGGAAACGCAGGCTATAGGAAATAAGTAGTTGTGCATGTTTCAACGGCGGCAGCTAAGCTAGTCTCAACTTCAGCATCCCCGGTAAGTGAGGAGGGTAAACAAGCGCCACGGAGCTGCGAACGCAGAGGCGCGCGCTGCTTATTTGCCGAGTGAACTCTTCTTTTCCCACTGacatgggatttttttttttttttaataattaagcctgtttttgttgctgtcaTGGTCAAGTTTATCGCTCGACACATCTCACGGGCATCCAGCGTTAATCAGCACGTTATGATGACGCAAAAGGGCTAAGTAAACAGCCGTATCTCCGCCTCGGGAGTGTTGTGCTCCAAATAATAACCATGCAGGCAGTGTTCATCTTTGAGTTGCATTGCTGTCAATTACACTAATTGTTGAGTTTATTCACGTTGCTCTGGAAATTTCATGTCCAGCGATGTTGGTGTCTTACTCAcagacaacaaagaaaaacactgtcTGCAACCTTTAGCAGTGTCTTTAaccatcaggaggaaactaagcAGTCCTGAACATATTGTATGAATATAACAGTTCACATGGatatgttctattaatgcaaaTGTCctgaaaaaagtaataaatcgATACATTAAGAAATGGTCAAATGCTCTTTAAGAAAAGCTGAAATTTCTTCATTTTTggtgtttgtttatgtgcttAAATCTTCAGTAGCAGCCTTGAGTAACAtgctgtttgtatttgtatttctgcaATTGCAAAATGCAACATCTTGATTTACCAGATTGTCCAACATGAAACAAATCTTAATTTTCTCTCCAGGTGAAATAAGTCTGGCCTGAATCTGAATCTAACTTAGACCAAATGGCAGAAAACGCAGAGGAGGTAAGTGTGCTGGCTTTTTGGGAGTCACATTTTGTGTTTAGACATTTTGTATATTGAAAAGAAATTAAACCTGATCACCTTGTAcagtttttgatttgtttttcactactattaaaataaatcttGTATTCTCGTCAGCCTGGTAGCTCAACAGAAACAATGAAGTCCTCCTCTTCTCACAACAAGAGGTGAGAAGCACTTTTCTTATATGTGACATTCAGTGTTTTGCAGCTACATGTTTTTGTGCTCACTTTGTGCCCACACATTTTAGGAAATCCACTACTGTAGCGAAGCACACTGGACTGAATGAATCCGACACCTCAGCAGAGAGTGAAAATGAAGGTGCCACTTCTGGCAATCCTTCAGACAGTAACACGGGCAGTGCATCTAAAGGTATGAaccatacattttttaaaatcaagatACTGTTGATTAATAGGAAATAGGATTTTGAGACATTTGTACTATTTCTGTCTGAAGGCACTTTAGTGATGAGGCCAGCTGGGAATGAAAACAAAGGCGCCATGAAGCTCAGAGTGGATTTCAAGCAGAAACAAAAAggtacattttcattatttgtaaCCTAAACATGTTTTGTGTTATGTAAGGTGATGTTCACAACCAAGCAAAATGTACATGTTAATGAACCAGATAGTAATAAATGAATTGTTCAGTGTAAATAAAGTGGGGAAAAAGTCATTTCTTCTGTCTTTATCACAGATGATACCCTGGTAAACTGCACAGCTTGTGGAAAACAAGTAAACCAGTTCCAGCGCAACTCAGTGTATGAGCATCCTGCGCTCAAAGTACTTATTTGTAAGGTAAGAAATTCCACAtttgtatttgaaatattttcactACCTTTACAGCGAAGGTCCACACATGTTTTTCAGTCTTTCCATTGTTGCTGTATTAGTGTTTCATATTATATCATTTTCCTCCAGTCATGCTACAAGTATTACACaagtgatgacatcagcagagacTCAGATGGAATGGACGAGCAGTGCAGGTACGAAATTTTGTGCAAGTTTGTTAACCTACTGTGACATGAAGATACACAACAGAGGCAAAATGAATTATAACATTGAAGACATGACTGAACATCTCAAAACATAAGAACATTACACTGATTAacccaaaatgtttttttagtaaTGTGGAATTCATGTACAAGTTAATTTTTGGTTGTTATTGCCAAGGATTTGAATGCCCATTATTTAATTCTTTGGTGTTCAGTTCATTTAGAAGTtatgtttttagttttctgACATCCGTTTTTCCTGAACAAAAAATTCTGGAAACTTAATGTTGAAGACCTCTTTGCTGTATGTAAAACTCTAAACTTTTCCTCCCCAGGTGGTGTGCTGAAGGGGGCAAGCTCATCTGCTGTGACTACTGCAACAACGCTTTCTGCAAGAAGTGCATCCTGCGCAACCTGGGCAGAAGGGAGTTGTCAACCATTACTGATGAGAACTCAAAGTGGCACTGCTATGTCTGTAGGTCAGATCCCCTTCAGGACCTGGTCTCCAAATGCCACGGCGTcatggaaaaacaaaatcatgaGAAACACGAGAAACATGAGAAACTCAAGCAACGGAAAACGGATAAAactgaggaaagagagagcaagagacaCGAGAGCAAAACAGTCAAAGAGCACAAAGCAGTTGTTAATGGGAAAGAGCACACCGAAGGCTCAGGGACCATGACATTCTCCTACAAAAAACTGCAGTTACCCAAAGAACttataaaaaaagcaaaaaacctTGTTGAAACAACCACAGGTCTGAACAATACGTTCATCCAGTTCATCCAGCAGACAGCCGAGGAGCAGGGAGACAAAGCTATCAGGTATCGGCATTTGAAAGCCTTCAAGGCCGTACTTGCAGATTTGAAAAAAGCCCACACTGCTTTGGAGGCGGCCTTGGAGCCAGAGTTTAAAAACATGGAGTTACAGAATGGCAATGAAGGGCaacatattgtaaaaaaaagcaCTATTGCTGCGCCACCTGCAGAAAATGACCATGTGGATAATGCGGCTAACAAGGCTGATGCTGATGCCGTCGCTGATGCTGATACCGTcgctgatgctgatgctgatgccaTCGCTGAGGCTGATGCCGCTGCCGTCGCTGAGGCTGATGACGCTGCCGTCTCTGAGGCTGATGCCGCTGCCGTCTCTGAGGCTGATGCCGCTGCCGTCTCTGAGGCTGATGCCGTTGCCGTCTCTGAGGCTGATGCCGTCTCTGAGGCTGATGCCGTCGCCGTCTCTGAGGCTGATGCCGTCGCCGTCTCTGAGGCTGATGCCGCTGCCGTCTCTGAGGCTGATGCCGTCGCCGTCTCTGAGGCTGATGCCGTCGCTGAGGCTGGTGCTTCTGACGAGGCTGACGCACCTGAAGAGGATGATGCAGTCGACGAGGCCAATGCTTTTGATGAGGCTGAAGCAACTGAGGAGGCTGATGCTGCTGTTGGGGAACCGGGAATGAAGCAGGATGTGGACAACAATCAGGTGTCAAATGTGGCTGAAATGAGAGACAGCCAAACAGGAACTGATGTAAccaaaaagacaattaaaactGAAGTCTGTGATGAGCTAATGTCACCTGGTGAAATGTCCCTCGATCACGACATTATGTCTGTTCCTCCTTCGGTTCCAGAGGAGCTTTTTCAGATGGTGGAGAGTCTTGCGGATCCTACCACGCTCTCACAGACTCCAGACACCAATCCAGCAACGGTTGTAGATGCTGATACAAAGTCAAATGGAACCTCATCAAATTCTCCACGTCCGCAGCCCAAGGTGAAGAACCTCATAGTTAAACTGACTCCAGTGCCGGTTGTGACTACATGTGGGTCAAGATCTTCCAGgtccaaaaacaaagaaaaagacgGAGAGATGgtgaaaaagtgtaaaaaagagaagaaagacgATGCTTCTGATACATTAGATAGAACAGAGAGCCCACCACCAAGTCGTCGCTCTAGTAGAGTTAAGACCACTCCACTGAGGAAGCAGGCTGAGAATAAGGGCAAAGAAGACTCATCTGAATCTGAGTCAGAAGAAGATCATAAGGGCAAGTCCAAGTCCTCCAAGAAATCCAGCAGCACAAAAAAAGAGGATCGGAAGCAGAGCAAGACATCTTTGTCAGAGAAaaagactgaagactctgattCAGATGAAGTTCCCAACATCTTGCTAAAGAAAGCTGCAGAAGGCCACAGTTCAGATGAGGAACAGGGAAGCACAAGTGCAAAAAAGCGTTTATTCAAAGTAAACAACACATCTTCACATGATACAGACAAAGCATCCAAACGTAAAAGGGATTCTGAAAGCTCTGAGTCAGACAAAGGCAAAAAGTCAtccaagaaaaagaaacagactgGCTCAGCCTCCTCCAACTCTGACTCTGACCAAGAGAAGGAGACAAAGAGTAAAGTTGGTACAGCGAAGAGGAGATCCAGCCGTGTGAAGAAACAGAATGaagcaaaagaggaagagaaagactCACCTGAGAGAAAGGGGTCGAGTCGCAAACGGTCTTATGAAAAGAAACGCAAAGGGAAAAGCCCCAAAGGAGTCTCCAAGCTGCAGTCATCCTCCagcgaggatgaggaggagcagcaggttgAAGGCGACTCCGGAGAAGACAGTGACGAGCAAAAGATAAAACCCATTGTGGAAGAGAACGTGGCGGGAGGCAACGGGAATTTTCATCAGTCCTCAGGTAAGTTTGTCTCAGCTCATTGGCAAACAACTTGTTAATGACATGCATGTCATCACGTTAACGGAACGTGTGCTGTGTTGTTGTCTAGGAGACGAAATGGATGGCAAAGAAGAAGTTTCTCAAGTTTTTgaagatgatgacgatgatgatccTGAGAACAGGTACTtacaaaataactttttaaagaTACTTTCTAGCTCACTATAAAGACAGCCATTTAAGATGATTTATTATATCATTCAGGATGTGCGCATTTGAATAGTCTTTCAGGTAGAGCTGATTAGCCTAATATACTTTATTAAACCTTTTATTTAAACTCGAAGAATCATTTAAATGagttaaaatcacattaaaatgatgaaatgaaaaaacaaaacttagcTGTATGCATGAGTGCTACAACATTTGGCAAACACAGTATGATTGATCTtgaaatacttaataatatGGGTCCTCGAGGCAGCATTTCTCTCGTGTATCCCAGTTCACCTGGACTGGTGCCAAATAGTGATAGCATAGCATTCCTCTGGTAAATTGTGTAGTTAAAATAAATTGCATGTGCAGAAAAAGTACTTCCTTTATTTTGTTGTGAGTAAACGTTAACTTTCCAGTTGTCTTCATCTAAAGGgttatcaatttttttttttgataacaTTAATGCATGAAAGGAATAACTTTAAAATGCGAATCTATTGTTGAATGTAAAGTGTTTCCACTGATTTCTTTCATTATGTCATTAATGTGAATGccatgtgtttgtcttttttccattttcttaaGGATTGCGAAGAAAATGCTTCTTGCTCAAATAAAGTCCAACTTTTCCTCCGGAGCAGAGAGTTCCTCTGATAATGAAGATGCAGACAAGGATGACAAGTCCTCcaagaaagttaaaaaagaggaagatgatgaagacGAGGAGCAGCAAGGTAGCATACATTTGATGAAAAGACACAGTGGTTTCTAGATATGCCTCTcatattgtgtattttgtcaaactatttgtttctctttttgaaGACGACGATGATTCAGATGACTCTGGTTCTGACGTGGAAGTGAAGAAGCATGGCCGGCGCCACAAGTTGCTAAAACATAAACTCTCACTGAGTGAGGGAGAATCAGGAGATGAGAAAGCTACCAgtaaagacaagaaaaacaaggGTGGCAAGAAGAAGTCAGGGCGTAGAGGTTAATTCTTAATTTTTtgtgtgctgtatgtgtatACAATAAATCTATACTATATATGGACACAAATTCACAATTCTGTAAGACTGGCAAGTGACTTCTGTTTCCTGGTCTTTTATTTGTCTAGCAGTGGACAGCGATGACTCTGCAGACTCCAACTTTGAGAAGTCAGAGTCCAGTGCAGAATCCAGTGCAGAGTCGGGGATAAGTGAGGAGCTTAGTGAATCAGGCAACGATGGGAAACGAAAGACCAGGTGAGAAGAAAGAGCTGCAATAACTGGCAGTAATGTATTTCACCGCCATTGGATCTGCATTGATCTCCTCCGTGTCTCGCTCTGACAAATTCTAATGTGTGTCTTTAGAGCTGCGAAGaagaaagatgaggagaaacagagaagttacaaacagaagaagaagcgaCGCAGGATCAAAGTTCAGGATTCATCCTCCAGCAATGAGAAGGTGGTTAAAATGCAGTGCACACTTGGTGGTAGTTTTGAAGTGTCCaaagtggggtttttttctcttcaagaCTGCTACTGTAGGTGCCGAAGATAGACCAACATAACCTTTGCCAGTCAAGTCATGCATGACATATAAAATGTAGTTTGAGCTCACCCCTGGAGTGTGTTATGAGGATTATTGAGGACACAAATTAATCATAGGGTTACTGGGCTACAGATCA encodes:
- the atrx gene encoding transcriptional regulator ATRX isoform X2, with the protein product MAENAEEPGSSTETMKSSSSHNKRKSTTVAKHTGLNESDTSAESENEGATSGNPSDSNTGSASKGTLVMRPAGNENKGAMKLRVDFKQKQKDDTLVNCTACGKQVNQFQRNSVYEHPALKVLICKSCYKYYTSDDISRDSDGMDEQCRWCAEGGKLICCDYCNNAFCKKCILRNLGRRELSTITDENSKWHCYVCRSDPLQDLVSKCHGVMEKQNHEKHEKHEKLKQRKTDKTEERESKRHESKTVKEHKAVVNGKEHTEGSGTMTFSYKKLQLPKELIKKAKNLVETTTGLNNTFIQFIQQTAEEQGDKAIRYRHLKAFKAVLADLKKAHTALEAALEPEFKNMELQNGNEGQHIVKKSTIAAPPAENDHVDNAANAFDEAEATEEADAAVGEPGMKQDVDNNQVSNVAEMRDSQTGTDVTKKTIKTEVCDELMSPGEMSLDHDIMSVPPSVPEELFQMVESLADPTTLSQTPDTNPATVVDADTKSNGTSSNSPRPQPKVKNLIVKLTPVPVVTTCGSRSSRSKNKEKDGEMVKKCKKEKKDDASDTLDRTESPPPSRRSSRVKTTPLRKQAENKGKEDSSESESEEDHKGKSKSSKKSSSTKKEDRKQSKTSLSEKKTEDSDSDEVPNILLKKAAEGHSSDEEQGSTSAKKRLFKVNNTSSHDTDKASKRKRDSESSESDKGKKSSKKKKQTGSASSNSDSDQEKETKSKVGTAKRRSSRVKKQNEAKEEEKDSPERKGSSRKRSYEKKRKGKSPKGVSKLQSSSSEDEEEQQVEGDSGEDSDEQKIKPIVEENVAGGNGNFHQSSGDEMDGKEEVSQVFEDDDDDDPENRIAKKMLLAQIKSNFSSGAESSSDNEDADKDDKSSKKVKKEEDDEDEEQQDDDDSDDSGSDVEVKKHGRRHKLLKHKLSLSEGESGDEKATSKDKKNKGGKKKSGRRVDSDDSADSNFEKSESSAESSAESGISEELSESGNDGKRKTRAAKKKDEEKQRSYKQKKKRRRIKVQDSSSSNEKSGQEDDGEKDGDERKGRKKIRKILKDDKLRMETRDALKEEEERRKRIAEREALRKKLRETIVVEESSQVACPITTKLVLDEDEETKEPLVQVHRNLVTKLKPHQVDGVQFMWDCCCESVKKMEKSTGSGCILAHCMGLGKTLQVVTFLHTLLLCEKLDFTRALVVCPLNTVLNWLNEFEKWQQGMKDDESLEVIELATVKRPQERGYALQQWHESGGVMIIGYEMYRNLTQGRNIKSKKLKELFQKTLVDPGPDIVICDEGHILKNEASAVSKAMNSIRTRRRVVLTGTPLQNNLIEYHCMVNFIKENLLGSVKEFRNRFVNPIQNGQSADSTLHDVRIMKKRAHILYEMLAGCVQRKDYTALTKFLPPKHEYVLSIRITPIQCKLYRYYLEHFTGVGNALEGGRGRAGTKLFQDFQMLSRIWTHPWCLQLDYISKENKGFFDEDSMEEFIASETEESSMSLSSEDEKKKKKKKQGKGKRRGSDDSDSDDVEVIKEWNSSSRGNGVARNRAEPVEEPPRTGSTPGSPTPDWHKEFVAEADAEILEHSGKMVILFEIMRMAEEVEEKVLVFSQSLISLDLIEDFLELACRAKDEDKPSPYKGEGKWFRNIDYYRLDGSTNATSRKKWAEEFNDPSNPRGRLFLISTRAGSLGINLVAANRVIIFDASWNPSYDIQSIFRVYRFGQVKTVFVYRFLAQGTMEEKIYERQVTKQSLSFRVVDQQQIERHFTMNELAELYTFEPDMLDDPSAKKSKKATPVLPKDTFLAELLQSNKEQIACYHEHDSLLDHKEEEALSEEERKAAWAEYEAEKKGLTMRTNYQTGYGQMDMGASGYMPYNMAALASMTNQQLEDLINQGRQKVIDATNALKSLPRESLEDIIGRVWEENSSLTETQVQSMALGRQASVELELKRREAVYRDVLTRQQTLMMYVQKLITNRKVQEQQLAMANQATYLNQFALQNGMIGGSGLSQIDLLGLYQQLHGMGSHQAMGKNPGPSKGL